One stretch of Dissulfurimicrobium hydrothermale DNA includes these proteins:
- the obgE gene encoding GTPase ObgE has protein sequence MNFIDQAEIHIKAGDGGRGCVSFRRERYVPKGGPDGGDGGKGGNVVFRVKNGLNTLQRFRHRRVFKAEDGKAGRGKNQHGKTGHDLIIEVPPGTVIKDLETGAVLADLTNPGEEWIAARGGKGGLGNSRFVSAMRQTPRYAQPGLKGEERDLALELKLLADIGLVGVPNAGKSTLLSRISAARPKIAGYPFTTLVPNLGVINLSDGRTMVAADIPGLIEGAHLGAGMGIDFLRHIERTKVILFVIDASGENPFEEFEMVRSEMERYRKALTEKPFLIALNKTDMLDRDMIERLKKTFSPKTKAPCFISALTGTGIPELLEILYNMSRPTTMGDGSNVAQTPILASTAG, from the coding sequence ATGAACTTTATTGATCAGGCGGAGATACACATAAAGGCCGGCGACGGCGGCAGGGGTTGCGTCAGCTTCAGGAGAGAGAGATATGTCCCGAAAGGCGGACCTGACGGAGGAGACGGCGGCAAGGGCGGGAACGTGGTCTTTCGTGTAAAGAACGGCCTGAACACCCTCCAGCGTTTCAGACACAGACGCGTCTTCAAGGCCGAAGACGGCAAGGCGGGCCGAGGAAAGAACCAACACGGCAAGACGGGCCACGACCTTATCATAGAGGTCCCGCCCGGCACGGTCATAAAAGACCTTGAAACAGGGGCCGTACTTGCTGACCTTACCAATCCGGGCGAAGAATGGATCGCAGCCAGGGGCGGCAAGGGCGGTCTTGGAAACAGCCGCTTCGTCTCGGCCATGAGACAGACCCCGAGATACGCCCAGCCAGGACTTAAAGGCGAGGAAAGAGACCTTGCGCTTGAACTCAAACTCCTTGCGGATATAGGGCTGGTCGGTGTACCGAATGCGGGCAAATCCACCCTCCTTTCCAGGATATCGGCCGCGAGACCCAAGATAGCAGGCTATCCATTCACAACCCTTGTACCGAACCTCGGCGTGATAAATCTCTCAGACGGCCGCACCATGGTTGCTGCCGACATCCCTGGTCTGATTGAGGGGGCGCACCTTGGAGCGGGTATGGGTATCGATTTTCTACGCCATATCGAGAGGACAAAGGTAATCCTGTTTGTAATCGATGCCTCAGGCGAAAACCCCTTTGAAGAATTCGAAATGGTAAGAAGCGAGATGGAGAGGTATCGCAAGGCCCTAACGGAAAAACCGTTCTTGATCGCGTTGAATAAGACCGACATGTTGGATCGGGATATGATAGAAAGACTCAAAAAGACCTTTTCTCCTAAGACGAAGGCGCCCTGTTTCATATCGGCATTGACAGGCACAGGCATCCCAGAGCTCCTGGAGATACTCTACAACATGAGCCGTCCGACCACGATGGGAGACGGATCCAATGTGGCACAAACCCCCATACTGGCTTCTACGGCAGGATGA
- the proB gene encoding glutamate 5-kinase encodes MQKRYIETAKKIVIKAGSAVIADENGLDTSMIAAVSRGLAHITSMGRKVVLVSSGAVAAGRGRLPMHRASKTIPEKQALAAVGQGRLMHAYEEAFDRFGIPVAQVLLTRDALVSRPRYLNARNTLKTLLKWEVLPIINENDTMATEELQFTDNDALAALVVNLMEADLLICLSDIDGLYDRDPRKSMDARPIKVVERVDDDILRLAGSSPGRAGRGGMRSKLEAARIVTACGIPMIVAGGRTPDVLERLFAGEEVGTLFKPQRRRRIYGRKPWIALALPREGVIWLDNGAVMAILEQGKSLLPVGIEAVEGGFAAGACVICRDQTGRDIAIGICNYGSGDLLKIIGCRSKEICGITGQNGTDEVIHRDNLVVL; translated from the coding sequence ATGCAAAAAAGATACATTGAAACGGCAAAAAAAATAGTCATCAAGGCCGGAAGTGCGGTCATTGCTGATGAAAACGGCCTTGACACCTCCATGATCGCCGCTGTCAGCCGAGGACTGGCGCATATAACATCCATGGGGCGCAAGGTGGTGCTGGTCTCGTCTGGTGCGGTAGCCGCAGGCAGGGGCAGACTCCCGATGCACAGAGCCTCAAAGACTATCCCTGAAAAGCAGGCGCTCGCCGCGGTAGGCCAAGGCAGACTTATGCACGCATACGAGGAGGCCTTCGACCGCTTTGGGATACCTGTGGCCCAGGTCCTCCTGACTAGAGACGCCCTGGTCTCTAGGCCCAGGTATCTTAATGCAAGAAATACGCTGAAAACCCTGCTCAAATGGGAGGTGCTCCCTATTATAAACGAAAACGACACGATGGCCACTGAAGAGCTCCAATTTACGGACAACGATGCATTAGCCGCCCTTGTGGTAAACCTTATGGAGGCCGATCTCCTTATATGCCTGAGCGACATAGATGGTCTTTACGACAGAGACCCGCGAAAAAGCATGGACGCCAGGCCCATCAAAGTGGTGGAACGGGTCGATGACGACATCCTCCGGCTGGCCGGCTCGAGTCCGGGAAGGGCCGGCAGGGGCGGCATGCGATCCAAGCTCGAGGCCGCGCGGATAGTCACCGCCTGCGGCATCCCCATGATAGTTGCCGGCGGCAGGACGCCAGATGTCCTGGAGCGGCTCTTTGCAGGCGAAGAGGTCGGTACGCTTTTCAAACCACAGAGACGGCGCAGGATATATGGGCGGAAACCGTGGATCGCGCTTGCCTTGCCCAGGGAAGGCGTGATTTGGCTTGACAACGGCGCGGTCATGGCCATACTCGAACAAGGCAAGAGCCTCCTGCCCGTAGGGATAGAGGCCGTAGAGGGCGGATTCGCCGCAGGGGCCTGTGTAATATGCAGGGATCAGACGGGGAGAGATATCGCCATCGGTATATGCAATTACGGCTCTGGCGACCTGTTGAAGATCATAGGGTGCAGGAGCAAAGAGATATGCGGCATAACCGGACAAAATGGGACCGATGAGGTGATCCACAGGGACAACCTTGTGGTATTATGA
- the amrS gene encoding AmmeMemoRadiSam system radical SAM enzyme, with product MKEALFYETKGDKMVKCGLCNHFCQIKTGGRGICGVRENQDGRLVSLVYGRLVSTNLDPIEKKPLFNFLPGSTSYSISTVGCNFRCLHCQNWQISQYPRMNKGKIIGDDYTPDEVVEAAVLNGAKSISYTYVEPTIFYEFAYDCAVIAKKKGIRNVFVSNGFMAPDVTRHLVPVLDAINIDIKGFTERFYREVCKAKLKPVLDNVKLFHELGAWVEVTTLIIPGLNDSPEELRDIARFIKGVSPAMPWHVTAFYPTYMMMDKPPTPISSLRLARRIGLEEGLKYVYEGNISGEGGENTYCPSCGSEVIKRHGFWIKENRLENGGCPDCKTLIEGVWK from the coding sequence ATGAAAGAGGCCCTTTTTTATGAGACAAAAGGAGATAAGATGGTAAAATGCGGGCTTTGTAACCATTTCTGCCAAATCAAGACGGGTGGTCGGGGGATCTGCGGCGTAAGAGAGAATCAGGATGGACGTCTCGTGAGTCTGGTCTATGGCAGGCTTGTCTCGACCAATCTCGATCCCATAGAAAAGAAGCCGTTATTCAACTTCCTGCCTGGTTCCACCTCCTATTCCATCTCAACCGTCGGATGCAATTTCAGGTGCCTCCACTGCCAGAACTGGCAGATTTCACAATATCCGCGTATGAATAAGGGTAAAATCATAGGGGACGATTACACACCTGACGAGGTGGTAGAGGCCGCCGTCTTGAACGGCGCGAAAAGCATAAGCTATACCTATGTGGAACCAACCATATTTTATGAATTCGCATACGACTGTGCAGTCATTGCAAAAAAGAAAGGCATAAGAAACGTCTTTGTCAGTAATGGCTTCATGGCACCGGATGTCACCAGACACCTTGTCCCGGTGCTCGATGCGATCAACATAGACATAAAGGGCTTTACAGAAAGGTTCTACCGCGAGGTCTGTAAGGCGAAATTAAAACCTGTGCTCGACAACGTAAAATTGTTTCACGAATTGGGCGCCTGGGTGGAGGTAACAACGCTGATCATCCCAGGTCTTAACGATTCACCTGAAGAGTTAAGGGACATAGCGAGGTTTATAAAAGGGGTGAGCCCGGCCATGCCGTGGCATGTAACGGCCTTTTATCCTACCTACATGATGATGGACAAGCCTCCAACCCCTATCTCATCCCTCAGGCTCGCGCGCCGGATCGGACTTGAAGAAGGACTTAAGTATGTATATGAGGGAAACATCTCAGGGGAGGGTGGTGAAAATACATATTGCCCGTCGTGCGGCTCCGAAGTGATAAAAAGGCATGGTTTTTGGATAAAAGAAAACAGGCTTGAAAACGGCGGATGCCCTGATTGTAAGACGCTGATAGAAGGGGTCTGGAAATGA
- a CDS encoding FAD-dependent oxidoreductase produces the protein MKVVIIGAVAAGPKAASRLKRLVPDADITLVDQDELISYGGCGIPYFVGGDVSDEKELRSTSFHMVRDPYFFQEAKGVTTRIKTRAVSIDRKERLVHVEDVITGEKDALSYDKLVLATGSRPNILPIPGRDLKGVYAISDLHKAVAIKNDLAAGRVRSAVIIGGGAIGIEMAEGLADLWGVDTTIVEFMPQILPRIIGPDMAAMVQEHLKERGVKVHTQEAAKEFVGGGDGRVERVVTNRREIAADLVVMAAGVRPRSELARDAGLLVSPQGAIIVNQHMQTSDPDIYAAGDCVEINHLVTGRKFFAPLGSLANRQGRIVADNLAGIPSVFPGCVGSFIMKVFDVCVGSTGISLETALSEGFDAVEAKCVQSDRAHFFPTQALLFLNMVVDKRSRRVLGLQGLGKMGDGLLARINAACGLIERRASVDDFSTLELAYAPPFSTAVDVLNAVSNVADNLVSDRLKTVSIQDFMAWMEGRTDHPDWMALDLRHPKEAALLAERFPGRWIAMSYDKVRGDYQALPRGKTFILICNAGTRSYETQCFLRSVGIDSLVLPWGLNGIARLGAKWLI, from the coding sequence ATGAAGGTGGTAATCATAGGGGCGGTGGCCGCAGGACCAAAGGCTGCGAGTCGGCTAAAGAGGCTTGTTCCGGACGCCGACATAACGCTTGTGGATCAGGACGAACTCATCTCATACGGTGGCTGCGGTATCCCGTATTTTGTAGGCGGGGATGTCTCTGACGAAAAGGAGCTCAGGTCCACGAGTTTTCATATGGTCAGGGACCCCTATTTTTTTCAGGAGGCCAAGGGCGTAACGACCCGTATAAAGACAAGGGCCGTGTCCATCGACAGGAAGGAAAGGCTCGTGCATGTAGAGGATGTGATCACTGGCGAAAAGGATGCGCTCTCGTATGACAAGTTGGTGTTGGCAACCGGCAGCAGGCCTAACATCCTGCCCATACCAGGGAGAGACCTCAAGGGGGTTTATGCCATAAGCGATCTCCACAAGGCCGTGGCAATAAAAAACGACCTTGCGGCCGGCAGGGTAAGGAGCGCGGTTATAATCGGGGGTGGGGCCATAGGGATAGAGATGGCAGAGGGTTTGGCAGACCTCTGGGGTGTTGATACGACTATTGTGGAGTTTATGCCGCAGATACTGCCGAGGATAATCGGCCCGGATATGGCGGCCATGGTCCAGGAGCACCTGAAGGAAAGGGGCGTAAAGGTGCATACGCAGGAGGCCGCCAAGGAGTTTGTGGGCGGCGGAGACGGAAGGGTCGAAAGGGTCGTCACAAACAGACGTGAAATCGCTGCCGACCTGGTCGTCATGGCTGCCGGTGTACGTCCGCGCAGTGAGCTTGCAAGGGATGCCGGGCTTTTGGTCTCGCCCCAGGGTGCGATAATAGTAAATCAGCACATGCAGACCTCGGATCCAGATATCTATGCTGCTGGAGACTGCGTCGAAATAAATCATCTCGTAACAGGCAGGAAGTTCTTTGCCCCACTTGGTTCTCTGGCAAACCGTCAGGGCAGGATCGTGGCGGACAACCTCGCGGGGATCCCAAGCGTCTTTCCTGGCTGTGTGGGGAGCTTTATCATGAAGGTCTTTGATGTCTGCGTGGGCTCGACAGGCATAAGCCTTGAGACCGCGCTTTCAGAGGGCTTTGATGCGGTGGAGGCGAAGTGTGTGCAGTCAGATCGCGCCCATTTTTTTCCGACACAGGCCCTCTTGTTCCTGAACATGGTCGTTGACAAGAGAAGCCGCAGGGTCCTTGGACTCCAAGGCCTTGGAAAGATGGGGGATGGGCTTTTGGCAAGGATCAATGCGGCCTGTGGGCTCATTGAGCGCAGGGCCTCCGTAGACGATTTTAGCACGCTTGAGCTCGCCTACGCCCCGCCTTTTTCAACTGCGGTTGATGTGCTGAATGCAGTGTCAAATGTGGCTGACAATTTGGTCTCTGACAGGCTCAAGACCGTCTCCATACAGGACTTTATGGCTTGGATGGAAGGCCGGACTGATCACCCTGATTGGATGGCGCTTGATTTAAGGCATCCGAAAGAGGCTGCACTGCTTGCCGAGAGATTTCCTGGCCGATGGATCGCCATGTCCTACGACAAGGTGAGGGGTGATTATCAGGCCCTTCCGAGGGGCAAGACCTTTATCCTGATATGCAATGCCGGAACGAGGTCCTATGAGACCCAGTGTTTTTTGAGATCGGTCGGCATCGACAGCTTGGTCCTTCCGTGGGGGCTGAATGGGATCGCAAGGCTTGGTGCAAAATGGCTGATATGA
- a CDS encoding glutamate-5-semialdehyde dehydrogenase: MKDIQGLIARMTADARKAARGIARLSTATKNKLLLETAGLLDDRRGQLKEENAKDLEVAKEKGVSTAFIDRLKLSDKVIDSMIRGLKEVAALADPVGAVTGMWKRPNGLLVGKVRIPIGVILMIYESRPNVTIDAAGLCLKSGNAIILRGGSDAIHSNLALASILKEVLKGNSAPEGAVQVVPTTDREAVTELLKKEGEIDLVIPRGGEGLIRFITENSRIPVLKHYKGVCHIYVDDPSDIEMARKICLNAKVQRPGVCNAMEGLLVHKGVADTFLPAMAEDFKKAGVEIRGCTRTCSLVPYARPAADSDWGTEFLDLILAVRVVDNMDEALDYIARYGSNHTEAIITKDYERARRFLDEVDASLVLVNASTRFNDGGELGLGAEIGISTSKLHAYGPMGLEELTTQKFIAYGCGQIRI; this comes from the coding sequence ATGAAAGACATACAAGGCCTGATCGCCAGGATGACCGCCGACGCTAGAAAGGCGGCACGTGGAATTGCAAGACTATCGACCGCGACAAAAAATAAACTCCTTCTTGAGACGGCAGGACTTCTGGACGACAGACGCGGGCAACTGAAGGAGGAAAACGCGAAGGACCTTGAGGTGGCAAAAGAAAAGGGGGTTTCAACGGCCTTCATCGACAGGCTAAAGCTCTCCGACAAGGTCATCGACTCCATGATAAGAGGCCTGAAAGAGGTAGCGGCCCTTGCCGACCCGGTAGGGGCGGTTACCGGCATGTGGAAGAGGCCGAACGGCCTACTGGTGGGCAAGGTCCGGATACCGATAGGGGTGATCCTCATGATATATGAATCCCGCCCAAATGTCACCATAGATGCGGCTGGGCTCTGTCTCAAGTCCGGAAACGCAATAATCTTGCGCGGTGGCTCCGACGCCATACACTCAAACCTAGCCCTTGCCTCAATATTAAAAGAGGTCCTTAAGGGCAACAGTGCACCGGAAGGGGCGGTGCAGGTGGTCCCGACCACGGATAGAGAGGCCGTGACTGAACTCCTGAAAAAAGAAGGTGAGATAGACCTTGTGATTCCACGTGGAGGCGAGGGGCTCATACGGTTTATAACAGAAAACTCACGCATTCCAGTGCTCAAACACTACAAAGGCGTCTGTCATATATATGTTGACGACCCATCGGACATCGAGATGGCCAGGAAGATATGTCTAAACGCAAAGGTCCAGAGGCCGGGCGTATGCAACGCAATGGAGGGCCTGCTTGTCCATAAAGGCGTGGCCGATACCTTTTTACCCGCAATGGCAGAGGATTTCAAAAAGGCTGGCGTGGAGATCAGAGGCTGCACACGCACATGCAGTCTTGTACCGTATGCCAGGCCTGCCGCTGACTCAGACTGGGGGACAGAGTTTCTGGACCTGATACTTGCTGTAAGGGTGGTGGATAACATGGATGAGGCCCTAGATTACATCGCCCGCTACGGGTCGAACCACACGGAGGCCATTATCACCAAGGACTACGAACGGGCAAGGAGGTTTCTTGACGAGGTGGATGCATCACTCGTACTGGTAAATGCCTCCACACGCTTCAACGACGGAGGGGAGCTCGGACTCGGTGCAGAGATAGGGATCAGCACATCGAAGCTCCATGCTTACGGCCCTATGGGTCTTGAAGAGCTTACCACCCAAAAATTCATAGCCTACGGCTGCGGCCAGATAAGGATCTGA
- a CDS encoding DsbC family protein: protein MKKIAVTAALFIFLSITAGLTDLFAEVGCPQQEAVQKAVSEIFKKTNIKVVKISPSQVPGLCEVQLKLNEQKGIIYTDSKGEFLVAGQLYRTSDGTNITQQAAMELNRFSAAEMERLSSLTAFKIGKGKVVYLVTDPQCPYCKKAEETIVPMAQAGQLELRVLLFPLPFHQGAKEESISIICDNKGIEGLKSRYRSENQCEAGKKKVEDTIAFLSKKGITGTPTYIFQDGLFHSGVLSADELKKHLGI from the coding sequence ATGAAAAAGATTGCCGTTACAGCAGCACTTTTTATCTTTTTGTCCATAACCGCTGGGCTTACCGACTTGTTTGCGGAGGTGGGTTGTCCGCAGCAGGAGGCCGTTCAAAAGGCCGTTTCGGAGATATTTAAAAAGACCAACATCAAGGTGGTCAAGATTTCGCCGAGCCAGGTACCTGGTCTCTGCGAGGTGCAGTTAAAGCTGAACGAGCAGAAAGGGATCATCTATACCGATTCAAAGGGTGAATTTCTGGTGGCCGGCCAGCTATACAGGACATCTGACGGGACGAATATCACACAGCAAGCGGCCATGGAGCTCAATCGTTTTTCTGCTGCAGAGATGGAGCGCCTTTCGAGCCTTACGGCCTTCAAGATAGGCAAGGGTAAGGTCGTCTACCTTGTGACCGACCCTCAGTGTCCCTATTGCAAAAAGGCAGAGGAGACAATCGTTCCTATGGCCCAGGCTGGGCAGCTGGAGTTGAGGGTCCTTTTGTTCCCGCTTCCGTTTCACCAAGGTGCAAAAGAGGAATCTATCTCTATTATATGCGACAATAAAGGCATCGAGGGCTTGAAATCTAGATACAGGTCGGAAAACCAGTGTGAGGCCGGTAAAAAAAAGGTGGAGGACACGATCGCATTCCTAAGCAAAAAGGGTATAACAGGTACGCCTACTTATATATTTCAGGATGGGCTCTTTCATTCTGGCGTCCTTTCAGCCGATGAATTAAAGAAGCATCTCGGAATATGA
- a CDS encoding EAL and HDOD domain-containing protein: MEIYVGRQPILNSDRETVAYELLYRSGEKNAFPGMDGTAATSNLINNAFYSMDINEIVGGKRLFVNFTRELLLSGPPMLDPNKVVIEILEDVLVDEALIQALKALTHKGFKLALDDFVLNEASRPLIPLADYIKVDWRASSKEETGGIIDAARQAATGRNIKLLAEKIETYEEFRQALNLGFTCFQGYFFARPSVIKGKDLSPGVWSMLRLMTAVQGNHLDINEISDIITKDPALCYKLLKVVNVAAVGLRQPVSSVKQAIVLLGEIEIRRWISVLLLAHLSADKPTELMKTACVRASFGERLAKAAGQADLASNAFFMGLFSLMDAVLERPIEKILKPLPVAPAVSRALIDSKGPLAPYLEFMLAYEQGHLYDMARLMDALRINDETAIRCYLEAVKWADEGGAAAAG; the protein is encoded by the coding sequence ATGGAAATATATGTAGGCAGACAGCCTATATTGAATTCAGACCGGGAAACGGTCGCATATGAGCTCCTCTACCGCTCAGGGGAGAAAAATGCATTTCCAGGTATGGACGGCACCGCCGCCACATCCAATCTTATCAATAACGCCTTCTATTCCATGGATATTAATGAGATAGTGGGCGGGAAGCGCCTGTTTGTCAATTTCACGCGGGAACTACTCTTGAGCGGGCCCCCGATGCTTGACCCCAATAAGGTCGTGATAGAAATACTTGAGGACGTCCTGGTTGACGAAGCGCTGATTCAGGCCTTAAAGGCCCTGACCCATAAGGGTTTCAAGCTGGCGCTCGACGACTTTGTCCTTAATGAGGCGTCAAGACCGCTTATCCCCCTGGCCGATTATATTAAGGTGGACTGGCGCGCCAGCTCCAAAGAGGAGACAGGGGGAATAATAGATGCGGCGAGGCAGGCCGCAACAGGCCGCAATATCAAGCTCCTTGCCGAAAAGATCGAGACCTATGAAGAATTCAGACAGGCCTTGAACCTTGGTTTTACATGTTTTCAGGGTTATTTCTTCGCCAGACCCTCTGTCATCAAGGGCAAGGATCTATCGCCCGGCGTCTGGTCCATGTTAAGACTCATGACCGCGGTACAGGGGAACCACCTTGACATAAATGAGATATCCGACATTATTACCAAAGACCCGGCGCTGTGCTACAAACTCCTTAAGGTCGTAAACGTGGCCGCCGTGGGCCTCAGGCAGCCGGTGTCATCTGTCAAGCAGGCCATAGTTTTGTTGGGCGAGATAGAGATCAGGAGGTGGATATCCGTCCTTCTCCTGGCCCATTTGTCCGCGGATAAACCCACGGAGCTCATGAAGACCGCATGTGTCCGCGCATCCTTTGGAGAAAGGCTTGCAAAGGCCGCGGGACAGGCCGATTTGGCGTCAAATGCCTTTTTCATGGGGCTTTTTTCCCTGATGGATGCGGTGCTTGAAAGGCCGATCGAAAAGATATTAAAGCCCCTGCCCGTGGCCCCTGCGGTAAGCCGCGCGCTGATTGACAGCAAGGGCCCCCTCGCCCCGTATCTTGAATTCATGCTTGCCTATGAACAGGGACATCTTTATGATATGGCAAGACTGATGGATGCATTGAGAATCAACGACGAGACAGCAATCAGGTGTTACCTTGAGGCTGTAAAATGGGCCGATGAGGGCGGTGCGGCAGCTGCAGGTTAG
- a CDS encoding IMP cyclohydrolase, translating to MKDMKEMYRTILKDQFPDELCISFGDQTLIYRKRTWAFKNEKTGLIEERGLRYGENPDQEAALYELVNGNLVMGGCAYIGPGNGLVSAIDEAAMLQAGKHPGKINLTDIDNSLNILKFLMKKPAAVIVKHNNPCGVAYGATIEEAFQRALRADRVAAFGGCVALNRPVDKGTAEALSAQYLEVVCAPQYEEGAVDILARKKNLRIIEIRRIEDLETFWDKRFVDFKSLIDGGLIVQQSPVNRIRTKEDLRPAECEYQGRFYRIKRLPDEREYEDILFGWSVEQGVTSNSVIYVKDGVTLGIGTGEQDRVGVAEIAVYKAYAKYADILCYDSLGMSYKELELKAERGEKDAAEKKAEIDARIKADRGGLPGSVMVSDAFFPFRDGVDVGIRQGVSAIVHPGGSLRDWEVIEACNEADPPVAMVFTGQRAFKH from the coding sequence ATGAAAGATATGAAGGAGATGTACAGGACCATCCTTAAGGATCAGTTTCCTGACGAGCTCTGCATCTCGTTTGGGGATCAAACTTTGATATACCGCAAGAGGACTTGGGCCTTCAAGAACGAAAAGACAGGGCTGATTGAAGAAAGGGGGCTTCGTTATGGTGAAAATCCTGATCAAGAGGCAGCTCTGTACGAGCTTGTAAACGGAAATCTGGTCATGGGCGGGTGTGCTTATATAGGACCTGGAAACGGACTTGTGAGCGCCATTGATGAGGCTGCCATGCTTCAGGCGGGCAAGCACCCAGGCAAGATCAATCTCACAGATATTGACAATTCACTTAATATCCTGAAATTCTTAATGAAAAAACCTGCCGCCGTAATCGTCAAGCACAACAACCCATGTGGTGTGGCCTATGGCGCTACGATTGAAGAGGCCTTTCAAAGGGCCCTGCGTGCCGACCGCGTAGCCGCATTTGGGGGTTGCGTTGCCCTGAACAGGCCTGTTGACAAAGGGACAGCCGAGGCCCTTTCCGCTCAGTATCTCGAGGTGGTCTGCGCCCCTCAATACGAGGAAGGGGCGGTGGATATCCTCGCCAGGAAGAAAAACTTGAGGATCATAGAGATAAGGCGGATAGAAGACCTTGAGACCTTCTGGGACAAACGCTTTGTGGATTTCAAGAGCCTCATTGATGGCGGACTTATCGTCCAACAGTCGCCTGTAAATCGGATCCGCACGAAAGAAGATCTTAGGCCCGCGGAATGTGAATACCAGGGGAGATTTTACCGAATAAAAAGGTTGCCCGACGAAAGGGAATACGAAGACATCTTGTTCGGGTGGTCTGTGGAGCAGGGTGTGACATCAAACTCTGTAATATATGTAAAAGACGGCGTGACATTAGGGATTGGCACAGGCGAACAGGATAGGGTGGGGGTTGCTGAGATAGCGGTTTATAAGGCCTATGCCAAATACGCTGACATCTTGTGTTATGACAGCCTTGGTATGTCCTATAAAGAGCTTGAGCTCAAGGCCGAACGCGGCGAAAAGGACGCAGCGGAAAAGAAGGCAGAGATAGATGCCAGGATCAAGGCGGATAGAGGTGGACTTCCTGGGTCAGTGATGGTCTCAGATGCCTTTTTCCCGTTCAGGGACGGGGTTGATGTAGGCATCCGTCAGGGTGTATCAGCCATTGTGCATCCTGGTGGCAGTCTTCGCGACTGGGAGGTCATAGAGGCCTGCAACGAGGCCGATCCACCTGTCGCGATGGTTTTTACCGGCCAGAGGGCGTTCAAGCACTGA
- a CDS encoding diguanylate cyclase, with translation MRITHRVFTDLAIWMTGFGLLMGVVFPFFVLLMGIPSEFVMKPWFFATCMIAGLLVGAANIWLAKAIVGKRLRILADRMNYVKTNLLEIANQGDMEKCTPENCFIEGDSDDEIGESARAFNRLVQALADSFRDVFAVRMFTEMLTSHLHLEKLADKAIEQLIQHTNANAGAVLIEENGELRVAASIGIKNPARLAENDHVKRAFDTKVGKRLTLPTGIVVEGVLAEFRPKETCVASIVYKGAAIGVIVLASAAGFITEEINRLELFRQGLALALHNALIHDRLQRLAAIDPLTGVFNRRFGMIRFHEEYGRAVRANIQLGVVMFDIDWFKKVNDTYGHMIGDRVLIMVAKTARSALREGDVLLRYGGEEFLAILPAASSEDIMKIAERMRRLVEDQTVKADDTDIRITISAGGVSFPETDVRDEMDLIKKADEALYMAKNTGRNRVVVL, from the coding sequence ATGCGCATAACCCACAGGGTGTTTACTGACCTTGCCATCTGGATGACAGGTTTTGGGCTTTTGATGGGCGTTGTATTCCCGTTTTTTGTGCTTTTAATGGGTATCCCATCTGAGTTTGTGATGAAACCCTGGTTTTTTGCAACCTGTATGATCGCAGGGCTCCTGGTCGGTGCGGCCAATATCTGGCTTGCCAAGGCGATAGTAGGAAAACGGCTTCGCATCCTTGCAGACCGCATGAACTACGTAAAGACCAACCTTCTTGAGATAGCCAATCAGGGCGACATGGAGAAATGCACGCCTGAAAACTGCTTCATAGAAGGGGATTCTGATGACGAGATAGGCGAGAGCGCCCGTGCATTTAACCGCCTTGTGCAGGCCCTTGCCGACTCTTTCAGGGATGTCTTTGCGGTCCGCATGTTCACCGAGATGCTGACAAGCCACCTGCACCTTGAAAAACTGGCTGACAAGGCCATCGAACAGCTCATCCAGCATACAAACGCCAATGCAGGGGCTGTCCTGATAGAAGAAAACGGGGAATTGCGGGTGGCCGCCTCCATCGGCATAAAAAATCCGGCAAGGCTTGCGGAAAATGACCATGTAAAGCGGGCGTTTGATACAAAGGTAGGTAAAAGGCTGACCTTGCCGACGGGCATAGTGGTCGAGGGCGTGCTTGCGGAATTTAGGCCCAAAGAGACCTGTGTTGCGTCTATTGTATATAAGGGTGCTGCTATAGGCGTTATAGTGCTGGCAAGTGCGGCGGGTTTCATAACCGAGGAGATAAATAGGCTAGAGCTGTTTCGTCAAGGCCTTGCCCTTGCCCTTCACAATGCGCTCATCCATGACCGTCTCCAGAGGCTTGCGGCGATTGACCCGCTTACCGGCGTTTTCAACCGCAGGTTCGGCATGATAAGGTTTCATGAGGAATATGGCAGGGCGGTAAGGGCGAACATACAGCTGGGCGTTGTCATGTTCGACATAGACTGGTTCAAGAAGGTGAACGATACATATGGCCATATGATCGGCGACCGCGTCTTGATCATGGTCGCAAAGACCGCCCGTTCGGCCCTGCGGGAGGGGGATGTGCTCCTACGCTACGGCGGCGAGGAGTTCTTGGCCATATTACCTGCCGCATCAAGCGAGGACATAATGAAGATAGCGGAGAGGATGCGGCGTCTTGTGGAGGACCAGACTGTCAAGGCGGACGACACCGATATCAGGATCACAATAAGTGCAGGGGGCGTGTCTTTCCCTGAAACCGATGTAAGGGACGAGATGGATCTCATCAAGAAGGCGGACGAGGCCCTTTATATGGCCAAAAACACCGGCCGCAATCGCGTGGTCGTCCTTTAA